The genomic region TTTGCACACGTAGACCGGGCCGATGTTGCAGCGGCCACATTTGCCGATGCCGCACTTCATGCGGTTCTCCAGCGTGGTATAGACGCGGCTGTCCTGGAACCCCAGCTTCTGCAGCACCGGCAGCGTGAACTTGATCATGATCGGCGGGCCGCAGAGGATGGCGAACGCGTTGTCGGCGGAGGGAGCAGCCTTCTCAACGATCGTCGGCACGAAGCCGATCTCGCCCTTCCAGTCGGGCGTCTCGCCGCCGGGATCGACCGTCTGCCACAGCTTCACGTCGGCGCGGCCGGCCCATTCCTCCAGTTCGCGCTTGTAGACGAGGTCGGAGACGCTGCGGGCGCCGTACACGATGGTCACGTCGCCGTACTTTTCACGTTCGTCCAGTACGGTCCAGATGACGCTGCGCACGGGTGCAAGGCCGATGCCGCCCGCCACAAACACAAGGTTGGCGCCTTCCATCTTGTCCAACGGGAAGTTGTTGCCGTAAGGCCCGCGGAAGCCGATGGTGTCGCCGGCGTTCAGGTCGCTGAGTGCCGTGGTGACCTTTCCCGCCTTCTTGAACGTACATTCCACGTAGCCGCGCCGCGTGGACGGTGAAGCGATGCAGAACGTGCTCTCGCCCGCGCCGAACGCGGAGTATTCACCGAACTGGCCGGCCTCGAAGGCGAAGGTCTCCGCGACCGCCGGGTCCTGGAATGTCAGGCGGAACGTACGCGTGTCCGGCGTCTCATCAACGGCTTCGGCGATGGTCATCAGGTAGGGTTGGTAAACGCTGGTCAGGGCTGAGGGCTGAGGGCTGAGGGCTGGGTCCGGACCTTGAATGCTGGATGCTGGATGCTGGATGCTGTTCATGCGGCGCCTCCGTTCGCACGTTGAGCGATACTGTCGAGAATCTCCGGTACGATCACTCCGGCGGGGC from Armatimonadota bacterium harbors:
- a CDS encoding FAD/NAD(P)-binding protein; protein product: MTIAEAVDETPDTRTFRLTFQDPAVAETFAFEAGQFGEYSAFGAGESTFCIASPSTRRGYVECTFKKAGKVTTALSDLNAGDTIGFRGPYGNNFPLDKMEGANLVFVAGGIGLAPVRSVIWTVLDEREKYGDVTIVYGARSVSDLVYKRELEEWAGRADVKLWQTVDPGGETPDWKGEIGFVPTIVEKAAPSADNAFAILCGPPIMIKFTLPVLQKLGFQDSRVYTTLENRMKCGIGKCGRCNIGPVYVCKDGPVFSAEEIARLPQEF